A window of Cryptomeria japonica chromosome 3, Sugi_1.0, whole genome shotgun sequence contains these coding sequences:
- the LOC131057680 gene encoding aspartyl protease AED3-like: MTMTKYLCSVQVSFLLLVCVWAENSKAGRVNLASFKWKEEEDNKNCSALESETSSLSVMHIHGKCSPFRLPNSSWWTAISESIKGDTQRYRAMVKGGWSAGKSMVNPQEDADLPLASGHAINTGNYIIKLGFGMPAQTFYTVLDTGSYITWIPCNPCSSCSSGLQLFEPGKSSTYKYLTCASQQCQSPDFCSNNDNNVNCSLPLRYGDQSEVDEILSSETLSVGSQTVEDFVFGCANAVSGVIQSLSFPGLVGFGKESLSFISQTATLYDSTFSYCLPSLFSSAFTGSLLLGKGALSASGLKFTPLLSNARYPYFYYVGLNGISVGDELVSIPAGTLTLDQSTGRGTIIDSGTVITRLVEPAYNAMRDSFRRQLSSLSLASPTESFDTCYNKPSGEVEFPVITLHFDDGLDLALPLENTLWPGNEDGSVLCLAFALPPGGEDDVLSIFGNYQQQKFRIVHDVAGSRLGIASENCGA; this comes from the coding sequence ATGACAATGACAAAGTATCTATGCTCCGTCCAAGTGTCTTTTTTATTACTTGTTTGTGTGTGGGCAGAAAACAGTAAGGCTGGGAGAGTAAACCTTGCATCAttcaaatggaaggaagaagaggaTAACAAGAACTGCTCTGCGCTTGAATCGGAAACATCAAGCTTGAGTGTGATGCACATTCACGGCAAGTGTTCTCCATTCCGCCTCCCCAATTCATCATGGTGGACGGCGATATCTGAGTCAATCAAAGGCGACACCCAGCGCTACAGAGCAATGGTGAAAGGGGGATGGAGCGCCGGCAAGAGTATGGTTAATCCCCAAGAGGACGCGGACCTCCCTTTGGCGTCGGGGCATGCCATCAACACGGGAAACTACATTATCAAGCTGGGTTTCGGCATGCCTGCGCAGACCTTCTACACTGTCCTCGATACCGGCAGCTACATCACCTGGATTCCCTGCAACCCCTGCTCAAGTTGCTCAAGTGGGCTCCAATTGTTCGAGCCAGGCAAGTCGTCAACGTATAAGTATCTCACCTGCGCTTCTCAGCAGTGTCAAAGTCCGGACTTCTGTTCGAACAACGATAATAATGTTAACTGTAGCCTTCCTCTGCGCTACGGCGACCAATCAGAGGTGGACGAGATATTGTCCTCTGAGACGCTGTCTGTGGGCTCTCAGACGGTTGAGGATTTTGTCTTCGGATGTGCGAATGCGGTGAGCGGAGTCATCCAGAGCTTGTCGTTTCCCGGTTTGGTTGGGTTTGGGAAGGaatctctctccttcatttctcaGACGGCCACGTTATATGACAGTACGTTCTCTTATTGCCTTCCCTCACTCTTCTCCTCTGCTTTCACGGGGTCTCTCCTGCTGGGGAAAGGGGCTCTTTCTGCTTCGGGCTTGAAGTTCACGCCCCTCTTGTCCAACGCTAGGTACCCTTACTTTTATTATGTGGGGTTAAACGGAATCTCTGTGggagatgagcttgtttccatccCAGCAGGAACCTTGACATTGGATCAGTCGACGGGAAGAGGAACAATCATTGATTCGGGAACAGTTATCACTCGACTAGTGGAGCCCGCTTACAATGCGATGCGAGATTCTTTCCGCCGTCAGCTTTCTAGTCTGAGTTTGGCTAGTCCCACAGAGAGTTTTGATACGTGCTACAACAAACCGTCAGGCGAGGTGGAGTTTCCTGTCATCACGTTGCACTTTGACGATGGTCTGGACTTGGCTCTGCCGTTGGAAAACACGTTATGGCCTGGGAATGAGGACGGCTCCGTGCTATGCCTTGCTTTCGCCCTCCCTCCGGGCGGGGAAGACGATGTACTTTCCATATTTGGGAACTATCAGCAGCAGAAGTTTCGAATTGTGCACGATGTCGCAGGGTCTAGACTTGGAATCGCTAGTGAAAACTGCGGTGCTTAG